The following nucleotide sequence is from Kiritimatiella glycovorans.
ACCGGCGCCTGGATGCGGCGGTCTCGATCGTTGCGGGTCCGCCCCTGCGTTGCGCCCAGGCGCATCCAGTTCGCGGCCCGGTAGCAGGTGCCTTTGAATCGGGAACGGTCCACGAACGTTTCCAAGGCATGCACGGGATGAGCGTACTTGCCCTGCCAGTCATCCCGGATGCGCCGGGCAATGAGGCCGAGGACGTGGCTGGCCAGATGCGGGACTTCGACCCAGGGCAGGATCAGGAAACGCGTATTGTTGGTCAATGCCTGGAGATTGCGTTCACGGCAGGCCCGATCCCAGCCGAGGAAACGATCCCGATCCGCGCATTTCCATGCCGCCGAACCGAACAGCGCACAGGCCACGAGCCGACCGTGCCGGTCGCGGATCAGATAGCGCAGGTTCTCGCCCACCGTGTTGCGATGGCCCAAGTAGTGGTATCGGCCCAGCAGCCCTTTGAACAACTGCGAGTTATCCGAACGTGGGGCGACAAGGTCTGCCGACAGGGGCCGCAATGCGCTCAGGTCAGAGCGAATCGGTTCGGCGGCAGGTTCTACGGCAGGCACGCACCGGTTGCGGAAATGATTGGAAGACGGGCGTTGACGCGCCGGCAACTCGATGCATCCGCGTCGCTCCAGCTTCAACAGCAGGGAGCGCGCCGCCATGTCCTTGATACGGCCCTGCGCGTTGCGCCAGTTCCAGCAGCGGCACAGTTCTTCGCTCAGGCGGGTACGGCCCCAGTCCTGGTTCTTCGCCATCAAATCCCGGATCAAGGCGATCTCGCCGTCCGTGATTCTCCGCCCCTGAATGACCATAGCCTGTGCCATGGTCAGCAGCGTAGAAGACCACGCGATCCGAGTCCAGCAGAAAATCGGGTTTTTTCTGTTGCGCTCGGGGGGGGGTAGACTACGATTGTTTCAGTGGTAGCGCCATGGTGGGGCTACCTGAGTAGTTACCTCCTCTGTTGCGTTATCGGAACAACATCACAACCACCCGCACTAAGCGGGTCTATTCGCACCTAGACATATAAAGGGGTGGAGGTCAAGCTGGAATTGCCTCATTTTTGCAAAGCTTTCTATTTTCCTAATTCACACACATACTGGCACTAATCACTTCTTTTTATCTTATTTACATCTCTATAGCCCTCTTTTGCTTTCCCGGTCTTCAGGCCATGTTCCATTACCGGGACAGCGCGCTCAATCATCGGCGGCGCGCTTTGTCGCGTCCGCATGTACGGCCCCGACGGAGCGGAGCCCTCCGGAAGAAGTTTCTCGCAAAGCTCGCAGAGATCGCGGTGAGGGGGATTTCTCTGGTGAAGACGCGCTTTGTCGCGTCCGCATTTACGGCCCCGACGGAGCGGGGCCGTCCGGACAATGCAGAGGGAAAGGGAATGCGGTCCTATTCCCAGGGCGTGACGGCATCTCTGAGTTCCGGATGTTCCCGCCCGAACATCAGGGTCTCCTTTTTTGTCATGGTCAGTCTGGGAGGAAGTGTCGCATCCCAGCGCTCATAGGTCTGGAGCAGTTCCGCGTAGCGTTCCGGGTTTGCGTCTTTCAGGTCCTCGGACTCATCGATATCCCGGTCCAGACGATAGAGACCGGTGCGGGCG
It contains:
- a CDS encoding Druantia anti-phage system protein DruA, which translates into the protein MAQAMVIQGRRITDGEIALIRDLMAKNQDWGRTRLSEELCRCWNWRNAQGRIKDMAARSLLLKLERRGCIELPARQRPSSNHFRNRCVPAVEPAAEPIRSDLSALRPLSADLVAPRSDNSQLFKGLLGRYHYLGHRNTVGENLRYLIRDRHGRLVACALFGSAAWKCADRDRFLGWDRACRERNLQALTNNTRFLILPWVEVPHLASHVLGLIARRIRDDWQGKYAHPVHALETFVDRSRFKGTCYRAANWMRLGATQGRTRNDRDRRIQAPVKDVYLYPLIPEFRRELCAPACSRTEGRAGR